From the Pseudomonas monsensis genome, the window CGGTGGTTCGACCAGTGCCGGCAAACTGTCGATTTACGAGCGCGAAGAATGGCGCGCGTTCGTGACCGACTTCGGTCAAAGCCTGACCGCGCAATTCAATCCGGGTGACCGCGTTGCCAATCTGTTTTTCTGCGGTGACCTGTACGCCAGTTTCCTGTTCACTCACGATGCGTTGCAGCATGTCGATACCGACATCACCGAGTTTCCGTTCACCGGCAGCGTCGATCTGGCTGCACTGGCCGAAACCATTCCCCGACAACGGATCAATGTGCTGGCCGGTGTGCCCGCGCAGTTGCTCACGTTCGCCAGTTGGCTGAGCGGGCGCGGGCAAACGCTGCCCGAGGTCGAGACCATTCTCTACGGAGGTGAAAGCCTGTTTGCCGCGCAGCGAACAATACTGCGGCAAGCGTTTCCCGCCGCGCGCATCGCCTCCATTGGCTACGCCAGTGTCGACGCCGGATTGATCGGCGCCAGCCACCGTGACTGCAGCGAGGGCGAGCATCGGATGTGCGACGGACACAGCATCGTCGAGATCGTCGACGAGCAGACCGGTGAGGTCATCGACACTTGCGAGCGCATCGGCCTGTTGGTGCTGACCAACCTCACCCGCCGCTTGATGCCGGTGATTCGTTACCCGGTGGGCGACCGTGCCTGCTGGCGCGAACCGGCAGGCACGGCCATGCGCAAGTTCGCCCTCAAGGGCCGCAGCGCAAGCAGTGAACGGGTGCGGGTCGGGATTTTGTCGCTGATGCCGGGGGAAATCGGCGAGCGTGTCCGGCGCGATGTGGACAGTGACACCTGGCAACTGGTCATTGAGCAGGCGATGCACAAGGACGTGCTCACCTTGAAATGGGTGGCGAATCACCCGTCGCCGGCGGTGGCCGAGGCTAACCGGACGCTGGAAGCCGGACTCATCGAGCTGTATCCGTTGATCGAACAATTGCGCAAGGATCAGTTGCTGGAACTGCGGATTCTGCACTGCACCTTCGAGGACCTGCCGCGGCATCCTCGTTCGGGCAAATGCCTGCGCGTGCTGGACCTGCGTGACTATCAACATGATGCAGCGGAGTCTGCCTGATGGAGCCGCTAATTCTCCGTAACTATCGCGACGCCGATGCGACGGCGGTCAGCGGCCTGATCCGGCAAGTGTATGGCGACCAATACGCGCAACCCGATGTCTACCTGCCGCACATGATCAGCCAGCACCACAGCCGCCAGCGCTGGCACTCGCTGGTTGCAGAAGTCGACGGGCAGATCCTCGGGCATGCCACCTTGTTGCGCGAAAACGTTGGTCAGGGTGCAGAACTGGCGGTCAGCGTCGTCCACCCTGACTTTCGCGGCCAGAATATCGCCACCCGTCTGGGCGAGCAGTTGCGGGTGCACGCGCAAGCCCTGGGTTGTCGCTATCTGTCCATCAAGCAGGTCACTTGTCACCCCTACACACAGCGCATGGCACACAGCCTGGGGTTTCATAACACCGGATTGCTGCCCGACTATGTGCCGTCACCGCTCGCCCCCCCGACACGGGAATCCATCGTTGTCGGTTTCCAGAACATTCCCGGCTATCAACGTCCGCTGCCCGACCTGACGTGGCCGATGCAACATGAGGCGTTCATGCTGCACCTGAGCAATGAGCTAGGGGTCGAAGAGCCATTGCCACATTGGCGCGGCGTACCGATTCATGTCGGTCATGGCGCCAGTCGGCATGACCTGGTGCTGGAAAAGCTCAAACCGGGATTGCTCAAACAATTGCGCGAGTTGCCGGCGCACTGGCTGGTTTCGCTCAGGCTTGGATTGTCTCGGCACTTTGCGCTGGATGTCGACAGACTGGCGAGTATCGGCTTTGTCTTCACTGGGCTGGCGCCCGGCGATGGCCACTGCGACGGGTGGCTGGCGTTATTCCACCGCGGGCATAGCGACCGTGCGCTGCAGTTGCATTGCCCACTGATGCAACGCCTGCAGGATCGGCTTCAGCAAAAACCCGACGACGTCTGACAGCAAGACCTGGCCCGTTCGTGACAGGAACGGGCCACTGTCGAGGATCACGCCTTGGCGCTGACGCCTTTGTCCGTCGGTGCCGTTCGCCCGTTGCCCATGCCATAGGTCTTGAGGTTCTGCAGCACGTAAATGGCTTTTTTGTATTCGGGGATCAAGCCTGCGGCGTATTTATCGCCCTTGATGCTGTTGCTCTGGATAGTGTCCAGCTGAGTCGCGAAGTACTCCAGGGCATTGAACTTGGCGTCCGGGTCTTTCTGCACACCGAAGCGGTCGAACTTGTCGCCCGCGTTGAGCAGAGTCATGGCGGTGAGATCGGTAATCAGACCTTTGCCGCGCAGGAATGCGCTGAGGTTGCCCAATTGTTTCGCCGAGACGTTTTCCGGGTCGAAGCCCTTGACGTTCTTGTGCAGCTTTTGCCGATCCATTTCGGCGATGTTCAGTGCGTTTGGATCGTTGCCGACCAGCGCGAGCATCTGCTTGACCCTGGCGTTTTGCGAAACCGGTTTGCCGCGCACACCGGTGTCCTGAACCAACAGGCCCGCCTTGCTTTGCCAGGCGCCCGTGTAGCCAATAGTCATGACTGTGCTCCTTGAATGTCGCGCATGAAGAATGTCCTTGATGACCTGTTTTAGTGCGTGGAAGTATCGGCGGGCAAAGTAATGGCACCAACCTTTTTTATCAGGTTTTTACAATTCTCGTACAAACTCGATACAAACCGGCGTCACGCCGAAAATCCATGGCATTGAGGCTTCAACCGAATAATTTTCACCAGGCTTTTTGCTCTGACAAACGCGCTGGCCGGTTTTCTTGTATCCGTTTCGATACGCACCACCGGTCGGCCATGCAGGTTCTTGTACGAAAGTACCTAAAGCTTCGAGCGGACACGACGATACGTAAGAAAGCCCGCCGTTTTTTTCCCGAACCCACAATAAGAATCGCAGCTCAAGGACCGGTTTCCATGCCCGCACTTCGTACTATTCAGGCTCGCTACACGCTGTTGCTGGTTCTGTTCATCCTGCTGTTGTCGGTGCTGACCGTGGTCGGTATCAGCCAACTGGTCGCGCCCAAGCTGCGGCAGACCGAAGAACAGGTGGTGCTCAACCGTATCGCCGAAGTCGCCGAGCAGATTCAGGGCGAACTCAACAAAGTGCAGGCGCAACAGCGCAGCATCACCCAGACCATTCCGCTGCTCGACAGCGCGGCCATCGACACGGTGTTGCCGGGCCTGGTGGATCAGTACGGCGAGCTTAAGGTCTTCGGGGGCGGGATCTGGCCGCTACCTGGCCAGCGTGAAGCCGGGCGCAACAAGTTCAGCACCTTCTGGCACCGTGACGCCTCGGGCAAACTGGCGGTGAACACGTTCTGGAACAGCGATGCGGCACCCAACTATTACGACCAGAGCTGGTACAAGGGCGGCATGGCCACTGCGCGCGGTCAGTGCGCCTGGGCAGCGGCCTACAAGGACGACGCCAGCGCCGAACCGCGCACCAACTGCGCCATGGCGATCCAGAAAAACGGCGCCGCCTGGGGGGTGTCGACCATCGACGTGACCCTCGGCTTCTTTAATGATCTGGTGGCCCGCAAGGAAAAGGACCTCAACGCCGAAATGCTGATCGTCGAAGCTGACGGCAAAATCATCAGCAACAGTTCGCGCATCAGTGGCCCGATCGTGCTGAAAAACATCAGCGAACTGGCCGGCAGCTCGACCTTCGCCAGCCAGGTCAAGGCCGGCCTGCAAAACCGTGATCAGGCGCAACGCGTGGAGTTCGACAACAACGGTGAAGCCAGCACCTTCTTCATGCGCCCCATCGAAGGCACACCTTGGTTCCTGGCCACCGCCCTGCCGACCAAACTGCTCACCGCGCAACGCGACGATGTCCTCAGCAGCCTGAGCCTGTTGCAGATACCACTGGTGATCCTGTTGGTGCTGTTGCAGGTTTATGCAATCCGTCAGTTGGTCCAGCGCATGAAAGCGCTGAAAGCCAACATCGACTTGCTGTCCAGCGGTGACGCCGACCTGACCCGCCGCATCACCATTCGCGCCGAAGACGAACTCGGCGCCATTGGCCATTCGGTGAACACCTTTATCGCCTACCTGCAAAACATGATCGGCGAAGTAACGCAGGCCACCGGTGCAATGGCCTCGAGCCTCGACGACCTGCAACGGACCTCGGCGCATACCAGCCAGATCCTGTTGCGTCACGCTTCAGAAACCGACCAGACCGTTACCGCCATCACCGAAATGAGCTCGACCGCCGAAAGCGTCGCGCAGAATGCCGCTGAAACGGCGGCGTTCACCCAGCGCGCCAACGAAAACGCCGACCGTTCGCGCGTTGTCGTGGGTGAAGCGACCAACAGTGTGGTGGCGTTGATCGACGAAGTGGCCAGTGCCACTCACAAAGTCGAGAACATGCAGCAGGACGCCCAACGCATCACCGAGATTCTCGGGGTGATCGGTGCGATTGCCGGGCAGACCAATCTGCTGGCCCTCAACGCTGCCATCGAAGCGGCCCGCGCCGGTGAACAGGGTCGTGGTTTTGCGGTGGTGGCTGACGAAGTCCGCGCCCTCGCCGCTCGTACCCAGGCCAGCACCTCGGAAATCAACGAGATGTTGACCCGCCTGACCCAAGGGGTGAGTTCGTCGGTCAGCGCCATGGAAAACACCCAGGCCAGTTGTCAGTCGGCGGCAGATGCCACCGCTCGGGTCAACTCCGGTCTGGACGAAATGGCCGGCTCGGTCAGCCATATCAACAGCCTCAGCACCCAGATCGCCACGGCCGCCGAACAGCAAAGTGCGGTCACCGAAGAGATCAACCGCAGCATGGTGCAGATCCGCCACATGGTCGAAGAGCTGGTACAGAGCGGCCACGCCAGCGAACTCAACACCCGTCAGTTGCTGGAAGCCAACAGCCGCGTCAGCGCCATCATGGGCCGCTTCAAGGTCCGTTGATCGCTGCACGCCTTTACGGGTTGTCTGTCAGTCAGATGCCCGCTGTGGGATCGGGCTTGCTCGCGAAAGCAATCGCTCAGTCGCTGTTTCAGTGTCTGAGCGAGCGCATTTTCGAGCAGGCCCACACCTCTCCGGATCCGCCCACCTGACAACTTTGTCATCTCGAGCTCAGCAACCTGTCAGCCGTGATCGGCGATCATCCTCCCCGTGTGCCTCGCAACAACTGGAAACATTGCGTTGATGCCAGGCGATAAAAAACGGTCAAAATGCATTCTTTTTGACTGCCACCGCGAAGCGAGAGCCCTGTCATGCGAACCCACCTGCGTCTGCTCGCCCTGAGCGCCCTGTTCCTCTCCTCCCTGGCTCAGGCCGCCGACCTGATTCCGATCGAAGTCCATCGCGACGCCAATTGCGGGTGCTGCAAGAAGTGGATCAGCCACCTCGAAGCCAATGGCTTCAAAGTCGACGATCACGTCGAAGCGGACATGAGCAGTTTCAAGCAACAACATGGCGTGCCACCGCGTCTGGCCTCCTGCCACACCGCAATCATCAACGGCAAATTCGTCGAAGGCCATGTGCCGGCCGAGCAAGTGCTGGCCCTGACCCGGCGTGATGATCTGCTCGGCGTTGCCGCACCGGGCATGCCGATGGGCTCGCCGGGCATGGAAATGGACGGCATGAGCGATGCCTACCAAGTGATCGGTCTGAAGAAGGACGGCGCTGACGTGGTGGTGGCGGACTACCCGGCCCATTGATGAGCGCTGCGTACTTCGGGCTGTTCCTTGCCGCATTCGGCGCGGCGACGTTGCTGCCGTTACAGTCCGAGGCGGCGCTGGTCGGGTTGATTGTCAGCGAGCGTTACTGGCTATGGGGTTTGCTCGCCGTGGCGACGCTGGGCAATGTGCTGGGGTCGCTGGTGAACTGGTGGCTGGGGCGTGGCATCGAACGATTTCAGGGGCGGCGCTGGTTTCCGGTCAGCCCCGAGCACATGGCCAGGGCGCGCAAGCACTATGAGCGATACGGTCATTGGTCGTTACTGCTCAGCTGGTTGCCGGTCATCGGCGACCCGCTGACCCTGATTGCCGGCGTGATGCGCGAACCGCTCGGGCGTTTCCTGCTCATTGTCACCCTGGCCAAAGGTGCGCGTTATGCGGTGCTGGCCTTGCTGACCCTGGGCTGGCTCGGGTGAACCATCGAGCGCGGCCATTGCCTGTGTTTAACGTCGCCCTAATCCCGCCGTTCCAGCATCGGCCGATTTTCATGGAGTTTGCCCTTATGTCCGTCACGCTTTCCCGCTGGCTGCCCGGCCTGTTCCTCTGCGCCGCGATGCCTTTGCTCGCGCACGCCACCCCTGAGGCCGCGCCCGTCGAAGGCCCGGCCTACGGCCCGGAGCTGCAAGGCTTCGAATACCCTTACACGCTTAAACACTTCGCCTTCCAGTCCCAAGGCAAATCCCTGCAAATGGGGTACATGGACGTCGCCGCCCACGGCAAGGCCAACGGTCGCACCGTGGTGCTGATGCACGGCAAGAACTTCTGCGCCGCCACCTGGGACAGTTCGATCAAGGCCTTGAGCGAGGCCGGTTATCGGGTCATCGCCCCGGACCAGATCGGCTTCTGCACCTCCAGCAAACCGGATCACTATCAATACAGCTTCCAGCAACTGGCAACCAACACCCAGCAGTTGCTCAAAGCCTTGGGCATCCAGAAAGCCACCCTGCTCGGCCACTCCACCGGCGGCATGCTTGCCACCCGTTATGCCTTGTTGTTCCCTGAGCAGGTCGAGCAACTGGCGCTGGTCAATCCGATCGGCCTGGAAGACTGGAAAGCCCTCGGCGTGCCTTATCGCACCGTGGACCAGTGGTATCAGCGCGAACTGAAGGTCAGCGCCCAGGGCATCCGTGAATACGAGCGCACGACGTATTACGATGGCCGCTGGAAACCCGAGTTCGACCGCTGGGTGGATATGCTCGCCGGCCTGAGCAAAGGCCCGGGCAAGGCGCAAGTCGCCTGGAACTCAGCGCTGATCTACGACATGATTTTCACCCAGCCGGTGTATTACGAATTCAAGGACTTGAAGATGCCAACCCTGTTGCTGATCGGCACCTCGGATACCACGGCCATCGGCAAGGACCTTGCGTCACCGGAGGTCAAAGCGAAGATCGGTCACTATGACGTGCTCGGCAAACACGTGGCCCGACTGATCCCGCAGTCGACCCTGGTGGAATTTCCCGGCATGGGCCATGCGCCACAAATGGAAGAGCCGGCGCAATTCCACAAAGCCCTGCTCGGCTGGCTGAATACAACCAATCCCGTTCGTTGATGAGGTAAGGCTGATGGCGGTGCAGATTGCAGTGATCGATGACTGGCAGGACGTCGCCCGCGACGTGGTTGACTGGTCGGTACTCGAAAGCGTGGGTGAGGTGACGTTCGAGCATGACTACCCGGCGGACAATGCCACACTCGCCGAGCGTCTGGGCAAGTACCAGGTGATCTGCGTGATGCGCGAGCGGACGCGCTTCGACGAAGACCTGCTCGACCGTCTGCCCCACCTCGAACTGCTGGTGACCGGTGGTATGCGCAATGCCGCGCTGGACATGCCGGCGGCGGCCAAACGGGGAATCCGCGTCTGCGGCACCGACAGCTACAAACACGCGGCGCCGGAACTGACCTGGGCCTTGATCATGGCCGCCACGCGCAATCTGCTGAAGGAAGCCAATTCCCTGCGCGCCGGCCACTGGCAGCAGGGTCTGGGTGGCGACCTGCACGGCAAGACCCTCGGTATTCTTGGCCTGGGCAGCATCGGCCAGCGCGTGGCGCAATTTGGCCAGGTGTTTGGCATGCGGGTAATCGCGTGGAGCGAGAACCTTACAGCTGAGCGCGCACAGCAGGCCGGCGTAACGTATGTGAGCAAGCAGGCACTGTTCGAGCAGGCCGACGTGTTGTCGGTGCATCTGGTGCTCAGTGAACGCAGTCGCGGGCTGGTCGATGCCCAGGCGCTGGACTGGATGAAGCCGACGGCGCTGCTGGTCAATACCGCGCGCGGGCCGATCGTCGATGAAGCGGCACTGATCAAGGCGCTGCAAAAACAACGCATCGCCGGGGCGGCGCTGGACGTGTTCGATGAGGAGCCACTGCCGGCCCTGCACCCGTTTCGCACACTGGACAATGTGCTGGCGACGCCCCATGTGGGTTATGTCAGTCGGCAAAACTATGAACAGTTCTTTTCGCAGATGATCGAGGACATTCAAGCGTGGGCGGCGGGCAAGCCGATTCGCCTGTTGAACTGAGTCAATCTGTTGGTCCTGTTGTGAGCTGGCCATCGCCATCACAAGCAGGCTCTCTCCTACATTTGAAATACCTTTTCTTGTAGGGACGAGCCTGCTCGCGATGGGGCCAGAACAACCACCCCATCAACAAAATGCACGCACCACAACAGTGCGCCCGCCTTTCCCGCTAGCACATAATCGTGACCACCCAGTCACCGTTTTGGCTCTTGCCTGCAAAAAAAACTGCACTTCGTCGGTGCGTTTGCCCTCTTAAACGAGGGTTACCGTTCGCGGCAAACCGATTGTCGAACAATTTACCCATTTGCTCTGGCCCGCTCTAGGATCTGGCCTAGACTGGTTTTCGCGGGGCCAGACCGGCCGGTCACATCACAGCAAAATAATCGAAACTTTTGCTGAAGGCGGCAGGTCATCTGAAAGGCAGGGCGAACACGGCTGGTTCATTCCTTGCAATGGCCTCGTCACCCATTCTGCTTGCGCGTGTTGGGTAGCTTTGCTCACCGATGCGTGGCGCATTTGCGCCCAGCCACAGGACGTGGTCATGGACATCACTTGTTCAAGACAAGAATCAGATCAACAAGACGGGAGAGTCATATGATCAGTGCGGCATTGGATATTCAGGGAGAGCGTGCTCAGTCAATTGGTGAAGCGAGCACTGTCAGCGTTCCCGGCAGCCGATCGATCAACGTCCCCGGCACCAAGACACTGACTCCGTTAGCGAGACAGAATCCCAACAAGAAGAAAGTGTTGTTCGTAACCTCGGAAATCGCCGACCTGGTGAAAACCGGCGGTCTGGGTGACGTCTCTGCCGCCCTGCCCCGCGCCATGGCGCACCTGCACGACGTGCGCGTGCTGATCCCCGGTTACCCGCAAGTGATGCACAGCGAAAACCCGATCCACATCATCGGCGAACTCGGCGGGCATGCCGCGCTGCCCCCGTGCAAGATCGGCCGCATGGACATGCCTGACGGGCTGGTGATTTACGTTCTGATCTGCCCCGAACTCTACGAGCGCGAAGGCTCGCCGTACGGAGCCAATAACGGTCGCGACTGGCCGGACAACCACATTCGCTTCGCCCGTCTGGGTCTGGCCGCTGCCGACATCGCTGCCAACCTCGCACAAATCCACTGGTGCCCGGATCTGGTGCACGCCCATGACTGGCCCGCCGGCCTGGCGCCTGCTTATATGCACTGGCGCGGGCAGCGCACGCCGACGCTGTTCACCATTCACAACCTCGCGTATCAAGGCGTGACCAGCCTCGGATCCTGCCCGGAACTCGGTATCCCCACCCATGCCCTGCAACAGGAAGGCATGGAGTTTTACGGCAAGATGTCGTTCCTCAAGGCCGGCATGGCGTATTCGAGCCACATCACCACGGTCAGCGCCACCTATGCGCAGGAAATCACCACCCCGGACTTCGGCTGCGGCCTCGACGGCTTCCTCGCCGCCAAGACCCAGCAAGGTTTGCTCAGCGGCATCCCCAATGGCATTGACGAGAGCTGGGATGCGGCCACTGATCCGCACCTGTTCGCGCCGTTCGCCATCGGCGACTGGGAAGGCAAGGCTGTCAACGCCGCGCATGTGCGTGCGCTGTTCGGCCTGAACGACTCCACCGGCCCGCTGTTCGCCGTGGTCTCGCGTCTGGTCTATCAGAAAGGTCTGGACCTGACCGAAGCGGTGTCCGAATACATCGTCCAGCAAGGTGGCCAGATCGCCATCATCGGCCGTGGCGAACCGGAAGAAGAGCAAGCCATGCGCGAGCTGGCGCTGCGTTTCCCCGGCCAGATCGGCGTGCGTATCGGCTTCAATGAAACCGACGCCCGTCGCATGTTTGCCGGCAGCGATTTCCTGCTGATGCCTTCGCGTTACGAGCCCTGCGGCCTGAGCCAGATGTATGCGCAGCGCTTCGGCTCACTGCCGGTGGCGCGCAATACCGGTGGCCTGGCCGACACCATTGAAAACGGCGTGACCGGTTTCCTTTTCGACGAGTCCACCGCCGACAGCTATCGCGAAGCCCTGAGCCGCGCCTTCAAGGTGTTTGCCTTCCCGGAGCTGCTCAATGCCATGCGTTGCCGGGCCATGGCCGCGCCGTTCAACTGGTGCAAGGCGGTTGAACCCTACGCCGAACTGTATGAGCAACTGGTCGCCAAGGCGCTGGGTAAAGCCCACCACAAGTAAAAGGAAGCGTTGACAATGCCGTTACGGTCCCCTGAAACCTGGCCCCACGGCGCGATCATGCAGGATGCCGAACACACGCAATTTGCGCTGTGGGCCCCGGATGCGTTTTACGTCAGTGTCGAACTGGACAACGGACAATCCCTGCCGATGCTGCCACAGGCAGACGGCTGGTTCGTGATTAAGGCCCGTTGTCCGGCGGGCACCCGATACCGCTACAACATTGATGGCGAACTGGAGGTGCCCGACCCGGCCTCCAGGGCGCAGGATGGCGATATTCACCGCCACAGTGTGGTGGTCGACCCGCTGGCGTACGCATGGCGACACGGTGACTGGCAGGGTCGGCCGTGGAGTGAAGCGGTGATTTACGAGTTGCACGTCGGTGCGCTCGGTGGCTTTGCCGAAGTCGAGCAGCATCTGGCTCGCCTCGCCGCCCTGGGCATCACCGCCATCGAACTGATGCCGCTGGCGCAGTTTCCCGGTGATCGCAACTGGGGTTACGACGGCGTTCTGCCCTACGCGCCGCAAGCTTCCTACGGCACTCCGGAACAACTCAAGCATTTGATCGACAGCGCCCACGGCCATGGTCTGGCGGTGATTCTTGATGTGGTCTACAACCACTTCGGCCCCGATGGCAATTACCTGCACCGCTACGCCAAGGGCTTCTTCCGCGAGGACAAGCACACCCCGTGGGGGGCGGCGATCGACTTTCGACGCAACGAAGTGCGTGACTTCTTTATCGAAAACGCGCTGATGTGGCTCCTCGAATACCGTTTCGACGGCTTGCGCCTGGACGCCGTGCATGCCATCGAAGACCCGGACTTTCTCAGTGAGATGGCCCGGAGTATCCGCCAACAGATCGACCCGACGCGGCATGTCTGGCTGACCGTGGAAAACGAGCTCAACCAGTCCAGCCTGCTCGAATACGACTACGACGCCCAATGGAACGACGACGGCCATAACGCCCTGCACGTGCTGCTGACCGGCGAGACCGACGCCTATTACGCCGACTACGCGCTGCAACCCACCGAGCAACTGGCCCGCTGCCTGAGTCAGGGCTTTGTCTTTCAGGGCCACATCACCCGTCACGGCGAACCCCGAGGCGAGCCCAGCGAACACCTGCCCTCCACGGCATTCGTGTTGTTCCTGCAGAACCACGACCAGATCGGCAACCGCGCCTTTGGCGAGCGTCTGCATCAACTGGCCGATCCGCGTGCGGTACAAGCCGCTACCGTGCTGTTGCTGCTGTCGCCGATGATTCCGCTGATGTTCATGGGCGACGAGTTTGCCGCCGAGCAACCGTTCCTGTTTTTCACCAGCCATCACGGTGAGCTGGCAGATCTGGTGCGCGAGGGCCGGCGCAATGAGTTCGCCGCCTTCAGCGCGTTTACCGATCCCCATCAGCGTGAACGGATCCCCGACCCCAACGCCGAACAGACCTTCCACGCGTCGCAGCCACGGCTGATCGGCAGTGGCACCGCACTGCAACAGCAAACCCTGGCGCTGTACCGCCAACTGCTGCAATTGCGCCATCAATACATCATCCCGAACCTGTCCGGAACCCAGGCGCTTGGCGCGCACATACTCGGTCACGCAGCGGTCAGTGCGCGCTGGCGCCTGGGCAATGGCAGCGAGCTACGAATTGACCTGAACCTCGGCGATACGCCAGTGGTCAACCCTGCACAGAGCGACACCGTGTGGCTGTTTCAGCAACCACCCGCCGTCGCCCTGTCGGATCCGGGCCTGTTGCCCGCGTATTGCGCGCTTGTCAGCCTCACGGCCGCAACCCTTTTGCAACCTCTGGATGGAGAGCGCCTATGAGCGATGCGCAACTGGAAATTCTGGCCAGCCGGGCCGGCCTCGCCGTCGACTGGATCGACGCCAACGGACGCCCGCAAAAAGTCGCCCCGGCGGTGCTGCGCAATGTCCTGATCGGCCTGGGCCACCCGGCCAGCACCGCGCAGGAAATCGACGCCAGCCTGCTGGAGCTGCAACAAGTGCAGCAAGACCGCCACCTGCCGCCGCTGCTGACCAGCGACGTTGGTGTCGGGCTTGATCTGGCGCGCTATTTCGCGCCGCACACCCCGTGTGAAATTCACCTCGAGGACGGTTCCCGGCTGACCCTGAAACTCGATGGCGAAGCGATTTTGCCCGGGCTGATTCCGGTCGGTTATCAGCAAGTGCACATCGACGATCAGTTCTTCACCCTGGCAGTGGCGCCGGAGCGCTGCTACAGCGTCGGCGATGCGCTGGGAAACCCGATCCCCCGTGCCTGGGGCCTGAGCGTGCAGCTGTATTCGCTGCGCCGACCCGGCGATGGCGGCTTCGGCGACACCCAGGCCCTGGAAGAGCTGGCGCGGGTGGCCGGCGAACGCGGTGCCGACGCCCTGGCGATCAGTCCGCTGCATGCGATGTTCAGCGCCGACACTGGCCGCTACAGTCCCTATTCGCCGTCCAGTCGCTTGTTCCTCAATTCGCTGTATGCCGCACCGGGGGCGATTCTCGGCGAACGGGCGCTGCGCGATGCGATTGACGCTGCAGGTCTGGCGGAGCAGTTCGCGCACCTCGAAGACCTGAAACTGATCGACTGGCCGAGCGCCGCCGAGGCCAAGCATAAGCTGCTGCAAGCGTTGTACGACGGTTTCGTCGCCGGCGATCACCCGTTGCACCCGGACTTCGCCAGCTTCCGTCATGCCGGTGGCGAAGCGCTGGAAAACCACTGCCGCTTCGAAGCCATTCAGGAAATGCGCGCCGCCCGTGGTGAAAGCCTCGACTGGCGGCAATGGCCCGAGCACTGGCACGACCCGCGCGGCGCCGCGCTGGAAGCGTTTGCCGAAGAATACGCCGAGCGCATCGGCTACTTCGCGTTCTGCCAATGGCTGATCCACCGCTGCCTCGAACGCGCCCAAACCGCAGCGCGCAGTGCTGGCATGAGCATCGGCCTGATTGCCGATCTGGCGGTCGGTGCCGACGGC encodes:
- the treZ gene encoding malto-oligosyltrehalose trehalohydrolase codes for the protein MPLRSPETWPHGAIMQDAEHTQFALWAPDAFYVSVELDNGQSLPMLPQADGWFVIKARCPAGTRYRYNIDGELEVPDPASRAQDGDIHRHSVVVDPLAYAWRHGDWQGRPWSEAVIYELHVGALGGFAEVEQHLARLAALGITAIELMPLAQFPGDRNWGYDGVLPYAPQASYGTPEQLKHLIDSAHGHGLAVILDVVYNHFGPDGNYLHRYAKGFFREDKHTPWGAAIDFRRNEVRDFFIENALMWLLEYRFDGLRLDAVHAIEDPDFLSEMARSIRQQIDPTRHVWLTVENELNQSSLLEYDYDAQWNDDGHNALHVLLTGETDAYYADYALQPTEQLARCLSQGFVFQGHITRHGEPRGEPSEHLPSTAFVLFLQNHDQIGNRAFGERLHQLADPRAVQAATVLLLLSPMIPLMFMGDEFAAEQPFLFFTSHHGELADLVREGRRNEFAAFSAFTDPHQRERIPDPNAEQTFHASQPRLIGSGTALQQQTLALYRQLLQLRHQYIIPNLSGTQALGAHILGHAAVSARWRLGNGSELRIDLNLGDTPVVNPAQSDTVWLFQQPPAVALSDPGLLPAYCALVSLTAATLLQPLDGERL
- the malQ gene encoding 4-alpha-glucanotransferase, coding for MSDAQLEILASRAGLAVDWIDANGRPQKVAPAVLRNVLIGLGHPASTAQEIDASLLELQQVQQDRHLPPLLTSDVGVGLDLARYFAPHTPCEIHLEDGSRLTLKLDGEAILPGLIPVGYQQVHIDDQFFTLAVAPERCYSVGDALGNPIPRAWGLSVQLYSLRRPGDGGFGDTQALEELARVAGERGADALAISPLHAMFSADTGRYSPYSPSSRLFLNSLYAAPGAILGERALRDAIDAAGLAEQFAHLEDLKLIDWPSAAEAKHKLLQALYDGFVAGDHPLHPDFASFRHAGGEALENHCRFEAIQEMRAARGESLDWRQWPEHWHDPRGAALEAFAEEYAERIGYFAFCQWLIHRCLERAQTAARSAGMSIGLIADLAVGADGAGSQAWSFQDELLASLTVGAPPDILNRSGQGWGISAFSPEGLIRKGFRAFIDMLRANFAHAGGLRIDHVMGLQRLWVIPNGAAPADGAYLYYPVDDLLRLLSLESHRHQAIVLGEDLGTVPDGLREKLSARSMLGMRVLLFEQDNTYFKPILDWPDNALATTSTHDLPTLNGWWHGRDIDWNARLGFVDANGEIEWRHHRQREREGLRNALSQDPQNFREESHEADQVVDASVRFLGHTRAPLVLLPLEDALGINEQANLPGTIDTHPNWARRLPATSEALLDAADAARRLELLACARLQAAERDQ